The following are from one region of the Streptomyces tuirus genome:
- a CDS encoding 6-phospho-beta-glucosidase, whose amino-acid sequence MKLTILGGGGFRVPLVYGALLQDHAEGRVTRVVLHDLDAGRLSAVTRVLAEQAAGVPDAPQVSATTDLDEALRGADFVFSAIRVGGLEGRANDERVALAEGVLGQETVGAGGIAYGLRTVPVAVDIAQRVARLAPDAWVINFTNPAGLVTEAMSRHLGDRVIGICDSPVGLGRRIARVLGVKNPGEAWIDYVGLNHLGWVRGLRVAGRDELPRLLADPGLLGSFEEGKLFGADWLRSLGAIPNEYLHYYYFNREAVRAYQQAERTRGAFLHAQQARFYAEMKNPHARALTVWDRTRAEREATYMAENRETAGAGERDEDDLSGGYEKVALALMRAIARDERTTLILNVRNRRTLSVLDTEAVIEVPCLVDANGAHPVTVDPLPDHATGLVCAVKAVEREVLAAAGSGSRATAVKAFALHPLVDSVNVARRLVEGYTEVHPGLTYLR is encoded by the coding sequence GTGAAGCTGACGATTCTGGGCGGCGGAGGATTCCGCGTGCCGCTGGTGTACGGAGCGCTCCTCCAGGACCACGCCGAGGGCCGGGTGACCCGTGTCGTCCTGCACGACCTGGACGCCGGACGGCTGTCGGCGGTGACACGCGTCCTCGCCGAGCAGGCGGCCGGCGTCCCCGACGCGCCCCAGGTGAGCGCCACCACCGACCTCGACGAGGCCCTGCGCGGCGCCGACTTCGTGTTCTCCGCGATCCGCGTCGGCGGCCTGGAGGGACGCGCGAACGACGAACGCGTGGCCCTGGCCGAGGGCGTGCTGGGTCAGGAGACGGTCGGCGCGGGCGGCATCGCCTACGGCCTGCGCACGGTCCCGGTCGCCGTCGATATCGCGCAGCGGGTGGCCCGGCTCGCGCCCGACGCCTGGGTCATCAACTTCACCAACCCCGCCGGACTGGTCACCGAGGCCATGTCCCGCCACCTCGGCGACCGCGTCATCGGCATCTGCGACTCCCCGGTCGGCCTCGGCCGCCGCATCGCCCGGGTGCTCGGCGTGAAGAACCCCGGCGAGGCGTGGATCGACTACGTCGGCCTCAACCACCTCGGCTGGGTGCGCGGCCTGCGCGTCGCCGGACGGGACGAACTGCCGCGGCTGCTCGCCGACCCCGGCCTGCTCGGCTCGTTCGAGGAGGGCAAGCTCTTCGGCGCCGACTGGCTGCGCTCCCTCGGCGCGATCCCCAACGAATACCTGCACTACTACTACTTCAACCGCGAGGCCGTACGGGCCTACCAGCAGGCCGAGCGGACCCGCGGCGCCTTCCTGCACGCCCAGCAGGCCCGCTTCTACGCCGAGATGAAGAACCCCCACGCCCGCGCCCTCACGGTCTGGGACCGCACCCGCGCCGAGCGCGAGGCCACGTACATGGCCGAGAACCGCGAGACCGCCGGCGCCGGCGAACGCGACGAGGACGACCTGTCGGGCGGCTACGAGAAGGTGGCCCTCGCCCTGATGCGGGCCATCGCCCGGGACGAGCGCACCACCCTGATCCTCAACGTCCGCAACCGGCGCACGCTGTCGGTCCTGGACACCGAGGCCGTCATCGAGGTCCCCTGCCTCGTCGACGCCAACGGCGCCCACCCCGTCACCGTCGACCCGCTGCCGGACCACGCCACCGGACTGGTCTGCGCGGTCAAGGCGGTCGAGCGAGAGGTGCTGGCCGCCGCCGGCTCCGGCTCCCGCGCGACGGCCGTGAAGGCCTTCGCCCTGCATCCGCTCGTGGACTCCGTCAACGTGGCCCGCAGGCTGGTCGAGGGCTACACCGAGGTCCATCCCGGGTTGACGTACCTTAGGTGA